The Medicago truncatula cultivar Jemalong A17 chromosome 7, MtrunA17r5.0-ANR, whole genome shotgun sequence genome includes the window TCAAAAGACAACAAGTTCCTAGAAACATCAAGTATTTGTGTCCTTTTCTGGCTTCCGAAAAGCACGGAAGCATCCCCTTCAAGCTTGTTCCTCGACAAGTCTATTCTTTCTGGATCTATTTGACCTAATGAAGCTGGAATGGGCCCAGAGAGCTGGTTGTGAGATAAGATGATATCTGGCCCAGGCTTTTTGAAAGAACCGAATGATTCTGGAATTGGGCCTGTGAGTTTGTTTCTGTCTAAGTGTAAGGACTCAAGGTTAGGTAGCTGTGAAAGTGAGCTTGGGATCGGGCCTGAGAGGTTGTTGGTGGAAAGGTGAAGAAGCTGGAGGTTTTTAAGCTGGGCCAAGAAAGGTGGTATCGGGCCTGAGACATTGGTGTATTCAATGAAAAGATACTTGAGTTTCGTGAGCTTGGCGATAGTGGGCTGGATTGGGCCCTTGAGCCTGGGGAGTTTGTGGAATTCGAGATTTTCAAGATAAGGGAGGTCACCGACTGAAGGGGGTATAGTGCCTGAGAGATTTGTGTCTGGGACGGAGGATTGCATAATGAGGGCAGTGATACGGTGTGTTATAAGGTCGCATTTGACGCAGTACCAGCCACAGCAATCTGTCTGTGGGTCCCATGAGGCTAGAAGATAAGGGTTGTTGAGTTCTTTCTTGATCCTGAGAAGCACCCTCTTGTCTTGTGGGTTGCATTTCTCTGAAAATGCAATTGGGGAGAGTAGtaggaagaaggagaagaagcaTAGAACTATTGAAGCTCCACCAAACATAGTTACCATTTTGAACCTTGAATGGTAATAAGGAGGGGAATACTGATTATTGATACTTATAGAATGTAATATTGATGAGAAAACACGTGACTTGTTATTATcacagaattaaaaaaaaaaaggaaatggtTATGTTATGGTATGtcaattatttttctctttaagaAGGTACTGGCTGCTGGTACTACAAATATAAAGTGGTTTTCGTTGAACTAAATTTGGAACTCATTATGGCTGTTGTCCTTCAACC containing:
- the LOC11428200 gene encoding polygalacturonase inhibitor, yielding MVTMFGGASIVLCFFSFFLLLSPIAFSEKCNPQDKRVLLRIKKELNNPYLLASWDPQTDCCGWYCVKCDLITHRITALIMQSSVPDTNLSGTIPPSVGDLPYLENLEFHKLPRLKGPIQPTIAKLTKLKYLFIEYTNVSGPIPPFLAQLKNLQLLHLSTNNLSGPIPSSLSQLPNLESLHLDRNKLTGPIPESFGSFKKPGPDIILSHNQLSGPIPASLGQIDPERIDLSRNKLEGDASVLFGSQKRTQILDVSRNLLSFDFSKVDFPKQSLIWLDINHNKIYGKIPVTLTKVENLQQFNVSYNKLSGEIPQGGTGRLQDRFDVYAYLHNKGLCGPPLPKCK